The Burkholderia pyrrocinia genome has a segment encoding these proteins:
- the ccsB gene encoding c-type cytochrome biogenesis protein CcsB: MKAMQSSRDSAASVARLPYRRQHASAAVRACEPGDDRPFLARLSLIDWLFALALVVGAGYALVHYDARMDYYDKAVMIGTVPALVTLGWRWKPVRLMMASIAVLSLLSIQIYQGDLARADAAFFLKYFLSSQSAILWMSALFVLATVFYWIGLLARSETGAAIGQKLTWVAVLMGFTGLMVRWYESYLIGADVGHIPVSNLYEVFVLFSLITALLYLYYEGHYGTRSLGAFVLLVISAAVGFLMWYSVARDAQQIQPLVPALQSWWMKIHVPANFIGYGSFALSAMVSVAYLMKERGVLADRLPTLEVLDDVMYKSIAVGFAFFTIATILGALWAAEAWGGYWSWDPKETWALIVWLNYAAWLHMRLMKGLRGAAAAWWALTGLLVTTFAFLGVNMFLSGLHSYGKL; encoded by the coding sequence ATGAAAGCGATGCAATCCTCTCGCGACAGCGCGGCGTCGGTCGCCAGGCTGCCGTATCGGCGACAACACGCGTCCGCCGCGGTTCGTGCATGCGAGCCGGGCGACGATCGTCCGTTCCTCGCACGCCTGTCGCTGATCGACTGGCTGTTCGCACTGGCGCTCGTGGTGGGCGCGGGCTATGCGCTCGTGCACTACGACGCGCGCATGGATTACTACGACAAGGCCGTGATGATCGGCACCGTGCCGGCGCTCGTCACGCTCGGCTGGCGCTGGAAGCCGGTGCGGCTGATGATGGCGTCGATCGCCGTGCTGTCGCTGCTGTCGATCCAGATCTACCAGGGCGATCTCGCGCGCGCCGATGCGGCGTTCTTCCTCAAGTACTTCCTGTCGAGCCAGTCGGCGATCCTGTGGATGAGCGCGCTGTTCGTGCTCGCGACGGTCTTCTACTGGATCGGCTTGCTCGCGCGCTCGGAAACCGGCGCCGCGATCGGCCAGAAGCTCACGTGGGTCGCCGTGCTGATGGGCTTCACGGGGCTGATGGTGCGCTGGTACGAGTCCTACCTGATCGGCGCCGACGTCGGGCATATCCCCGTATCGAACCTCTACGAGGTGTTCGTCCTGTTCAGCCTGATCACCGCGCTGCTCTATCTGTATTACGAGGGCCATTACGGCACGCGCTCGCTCGGCGCGTTCGTTCTGCTGGTCATCAGCGCGGCGGTCGGCTTCCTGATGTGGTACTCGGTCGCGCGCGATGCGCAGCAGATCCAGCCGCTCGTGCCTGCGCTGCAGAGCTGGTGGATGAAGATCCACGTGCCGGCGAACTTCATCGGCTACGGCAGCTTCGCGCTGTCGGCGATGGTGTCGGTCGCGTACCTGATGAAGGAGCGCGGCGTGCTCGCCGATCGCCTGCCGACGCTCGAGGTGCTCGACGACGTGATGTACAAGTCGATCGCGGTCGGTTTCGCGTTCTTCACGATCGCGACGATCCTCGGCGCGCTGTGGGCGGCCGAGGCATGGGGCGGGTACTGGAGCTGGGACCCGAAGGAAACCTGGGCGCTGATCGTGTGGCTGAACTACGCGGCGTGGCTGCACATGCGGCTGATGAAGGGCCTGCGCGGCGCGGCTGCCGCGTGGTGGGCGCTCACGGGCCTGCTCGTGACGACGTTCGCGTTCCTCGGCGTCAACATGTTCCTGTCCGGGCTGCACAGCTACGGGAAACTTTGA